From the Huiozyma naganishii CBS 8797 chromosome 2, complete genome genome, one window contains:
- the MRP4 gene encoding mitochondrial 37S ribosomal protein uS2m (similar to Saccharomyces cerevisiae MRP4 (YHL004W); ancestral locus Anc_2.500), protein MDERLSPVGQQETQAMHMHRLKQYNEEMLKKLRRFRDVPAEEASKLENMLKSPLTVKEKQLDEQLTEFFNEFTHLGKQSSSSAAKDTENHTLNISQQLNKYPFLEPSANDDPYTPQELFLRQTNHAKNSARLGADIKDVYFPYKDVSSPLSIEKITLERLMSAGVHLGQSTSLWRSSTQPYIYGTYKGIHIIDLNQTLSHLKRAANVIEGVVENGGIVLFLGTRDGQKRALEEAAKKTNGYFVSSRWIPGTLTNPTEISGLWDKMEVDMLDKPTGRQLTVDEKMCIVKPDLLVVLNPTDNRNALYEAMKTRIPTIGIIDTDSEPSMVTYPIPGNDDSSRSVNLLLGVLARAGQRGLKNRLEKHSPT, encoded by the coding sequence ATGGATGAGAGACTGTCGCCAGTCGGTCAACAAGAGACGCAAGCGATGCATATGCATCGACTAAAACAGTATAATGAAGAGATGCTCAAGAAGCTTCGTAGGTTTCGTGATGTGCCTGCTGAAGAAGCCAGCAAGCTGGAAAATATGTTGAAGAGTCCGTTGACAGTCAAGGAGAAACAATTGGACGAACAACTCACTGAATTTTTTAACGAGTTCACCCATCTTGGTAAGCAATCGAGCAGCAGTGCCGCAAAGGATACAGAGAACCACACTCTTAACATAAGTCAACAGTTGAACAAATACCCATTTTTGGAACCTTCTGCCAATGACGACCCTTACACACCACAGGAACTGTTCTTACGCCAAACTAATCATGCCAAAAATTCAGCGAGGCTAGGTGCAGATATCAAAGATGTTTACTTTCCTTACAAAGATGTCTCGAGCCCGTTATCAATTGAAAAGATCACTCTGGAAAGATTGATGTCTGCAGGAGTCCACTTAGGTCAATCCACTTCCCTATGGAGATCATCGACACAGCCGTACATATATGGTACCTATAAAGGTATCCACATAATCGACCTGAATCAGACCCTCTCCCATCTAAAAAGAGCAGCAAATGTTATAGAGGGCGTTGTCGAAAATGGTGGTATTGTGTTATTTTTAGGGACGAGGGATGGTCAAAAGAGAGCTCTGGAGGAGGCTGCAAAGAAGACAAACGGCTATTTTGTGTCATCTAGATGGATTCCAGGGACTTTGACGAATCCCACAGAAATTTCAGGACTTTGGGATAAAATGGAAGTAGATATGCTAGACAAACCTACTGGCCGCCAACTAAccgttgatgaaaaaatGTGCATTGTGAAACCAGATCTACTTGTTGTACTGAACCCTACGGATAATCGAAATGCTCTTTACGAGGCAATGAAGACCAGAATTCCCACAATTGGTATCATTGACACGGATTCTGAGCCATCCATGGTCACATACCCAATTCCAGGAAATGATGATTCCTCACGTTCAGTCAATTTGCTGTTAGGGGTTTTGGCTAGGGCCGGTCAGAGAGGCTTGAAAAACAGGCTAGAGAAACATAGCCCCACTTAA
- the KNAG0B05390 gene encoding TLC domain-containing protein (similar to Saccharomyces cerevisiae LAG1 (YHL003C) and LAC1 (YKL008C); ancestral locus Anc_2.501), with the protein MSSTGREVHPNNNLKPMSRQGRRRASSVGKIDLGDTVRSANAIEGAEVDESSYFPHGMTQSPKVFLNNCILSYGKINARHSWITPLVLVTCTYLVYFLSDNQTESNPLHMFVAISYRIGDTDFYGKGIKDIPFVFFYMIFFTFLRDFVMDMIIRPFALRAVSSKHQQNRLMEQIFYIFYYGLSGPFGLYIMYGSDLWLFRTSTMYATYPDLNNPYLFKLFYLGQAAFWTQQACVLVLQLEKPRKDYNELKFHHVVTLLLIWLSYVFHFTKMGLPIYITMDVSDTLLALSKTLNYLDSSLTSPVFVIFMLAWIYLRHYVNLKILWSLLTEFRTVGKYGLNFATQQYKCWISLTITFILISALQLVNLYWLF; encoded by the coding sequence AACAGGAAGGGAGGTGCACCCAAATAACAACTTGAAGCCGATGTCGAGGCAGGGCCGTAGACGTGCGTCATCCGTTGGTAAAATTGATTTAGGAGATACTGTTCGCTCTGCCAATGCCATTGAAGGTGCTGAAGTTGATGAGAGCAGCTATTTCCCTCACGGGATGACACAGTCCCCAAAAGTGTTCCTAAATAATTGCATTTTGTCATACGGGAAAATCAATGCCCGCCACTCATGGATCACACCTTTGGTCCTTGTGACCTGTACCTATCTGGTGTATTTTTTATCTGATAACCAAACAGAATCCAACCCATTGCACATGTTTGTAGCGATATCGTACAGGATTGGCGATACTGACTTTTACGGTAAAGGTATCAAAGATATCCCGTTTGTGTTCTTTTAcatgatatttttcaccTTTTTACGTGACTTTGTTATGGATATGATCATTCGTCCCTTTGCTTTAAGAGCGGTCAGTTCAAAGCATCAACAGAATCGATTAATGGAACAGATCTTTTACATTTTTTATTACGGGCTCTCTGGTCCCTTCGGGCTGTACATTATGTATGGATCAGACCTCTGGCTATTCAGAACTTCCACCATGTACGCAACATATCCAGACTTGAATAACCCATACTTGTTCAAGCTTTTCTACTTAGGACAGGCTGCATTCTGGACTCAACAAGCATGTGTTTTGGTTTTACAGCTGGAAAAACCCAGAAAGGATTACAATGAACTGAAGTTTCATCATGTTGTTACTTTACTATTGATTTGGTTGTCCTATGTGTTCCACTTCACTAAAATGGGTCTTCCCATTTACATTACCATGGATGTATCCGACACATTGCTAGCATTGTCCAAGACACTGAATTACCTTGATTCCTCTCTAACCTCCCCAGTGTTCGTTATTTTCATGTTAGCGTGGATTTATTTACGCCATTAcgtgaacttgaagatattaTGGTCGCTTTTGACAGAATTCCGCACAGTTGGGAAGTATGGCTTGAACTTTGCTACTCAACAATACAAATGCTGGATTTCATTGACCATAACCTTTATTCTGATCTCTGCTTTGCAGTTGGTGAACCTGTACTGGCTGTTTTGA